From one Chryseobacterium sp. 3008163 genomic stretch:
- a CDS encoding HAD family hydrolase, with product MKKLYCFDFDGTLTYKDTMFMYLKFYNPSKFRVQFVKHIPLFILLKLKLAETEKVKKSFIGSILKGQLQTKIEEKSKQFFEENYPKIVRENALDFIENIDRENTESLMVTASLDIWAKPFAEKLQMNLVSTKAEFKNGVFTGSFIGKNCNGKEKLERIKKEISDDKYDKIIAFGDTSGDKPMLKWANEGHYQFFH from the coding sequence ATGAAAAAATTGTATTGCTTTGATTTTGACGGCACTTTGACTTACAAAGACACGATGTTTATGTATCTTAAATTTTATAATCCATCGAAATTTCGGGTACAGTTTGTAAAACATATTCCGCTTTTTATTTTATTAAAATTAAAATTGGCGGAGACTGAAAAAGTAAAGAAAAGCTTTATCGGTTCTATTTTAAAAGGCCAGCTTCAGACTAAAATCGAAGAAAAGTCTAAACAGTTTTTTGAAGAAAATTATCCAAAAATAGTAAGAGAAAACGCCTTAGATTTCATTGAAAATATAGATAGAGAAAATACAGAAAGTCTTATGGTGACGGCTTCCCTAGATATATGGGCTAAACCATTTGCTGAAAAATTGCAGATGAATCTTGTTTCCACAAAAGCAGAATTTAAAAATGGTGTTTTCACAGGTAGTTTTATCGGTAAAAACTGCAACGGAAAAGAAAAGTTAGAAAGAATTAAAAAAGAAATTTCAGACGATAAATACGATAAAATCATAGCTTTTGGAGATACCTCGGGTGATAAGCCAATGCTGAAATGGGCGAATGAAGGACATTACCAATTTTTTCACTAA
- a CDS encoding cysteine desulfurase family protein, translating into MNKIYLDNAATTPLSEEVIDAMVETMKMNFGNPSSTHSFGQDAKILIENVRRQVAEYLHVSPAEIIFTSCGTESNNMIIKSSVSHLGVERIISSPLEHKCVSESILDMKNRKGVEVAYIRPNEKGDIDLNKLEELLKASDKKTLVSLMHANNEIGNIVDIKKIAELCKANNALFHSDTVQTMAHMNLDLSDIPVDFASCSAHKFHGPKGTGFAFIRKSSGLKGIITGGPQERSLRAGTENVSGIAGLGKALELSLKNMDAYTQHMQDIKKYTIDRVSEAIPGIKFNGRSSEAENSLYTVVSLLLPYKNPLIGLQLDMKGIAVSQGSACSSGASKPSMVMMMMLSEDEMDECTPLRVSFSHMTTKEDIDTFVDALAEISKDLIIENTNVEHR; encoded by the coding sequence ATGAATAAAATATATTTAGATAACGCTGCCACTACGCCGCTTTCAGAAGAAGTTATCGATGCCATGGTAGAAACCATGAAAATGAATTTTGGGAATCCGTCTTCAACACACAGTTTCGGACAGGATGCTAAGATTTTAATTGAAAATGTAAGAAGGCAGGTTGCAGAATATCTTCACGTGAGTCCGGCAGAGATTATTTTTACGTCTTGCGGAACCGAATCTAACAACATGATCATCAAGTCAAGTGTTTCACATTTGGGCGTTGAAAGGATCATCAGTTCGCCTTTGGAGCATAAATGTGTTTCTGAGAGTATTTTAGATATGAAAAACAGGAAGGGTGTTGAGGTTGCTTATATCCGTCCTAATGAAAAGGGAGATATCGATTTAAATAAATTGGAAGAATTGCTAAAAGCTTCTGATAAGAAGACTTTGGTAAGTTTGATGCATGCCAATAACGAAATCGGAAACATTGTAGATATTAAAAAGATTGCAGAATTGTGTAAAGCAAATAATGCCTTATTTCATTCTGATACGGTGCAGACAATGGCTCACATGAATTTAGATTTGTCTGATATTCCTGTTGATTTTGCTTCTTGCAGCGCCCATAAATTTCACGGTCCTAAAGGAACTGGTTTTGCTTTCATCAGAAAATCAAGCGGATTAAAAGGAATCATTACTGGCGGTCCTCAAGAGAGAAGTTTGAGAGCAGGTACAGAAAATGTGAGTGGTATTGCAGGTTTAGGAAAAGCTTTAGAGCTTTCACTTAAAAATATGGATGCGTATACACAACACATGCAGGATATTAAAAAATACACTATTGATAGAGTTTCTGAAGCGATTCCGGGAATTAAATTTAACGGAAGAAGTTCGGAAGCTGAAAACAGTTTGTATACCGTTGTAAGCCTGTTGTTGCCTTATAAAAATCCTTTAATCGGGTTGCAGTTGGATATGAAGGGAATTGCTGTTTCTCAGGGTAGCGCTTGCTCTTCTGGGGCTTCAAAACCTTCAATGGTGATGATGATGATGCTTTCTGAGGATGAAATGGATGAATGTACACCTTTGCGTGTATCATTCAGTCACATGACGACAAAAGAGGATATTGATACTTTTGTGGATGCTTTAGCAGAAATTTCGAAAGATTTAATCATAGAAAATACAAATGTTGAGCATAGATAA
- the trxA gene encoding thioredoxin: MALEITDSSFQDTVLKSDKPVLVDFWAVWCGPCRTLGPIIEEVAADFEGKAVVGKVDVDNNQEISMQYGIRNIPTVLIFKNGEVVDKLVGVTPKEIIAEKLSAHL; this comes from the coding sequence ATGGCTTTAGAAATTACGGACAGCTCGTTCCAAGACACAGTTTTAAAATCTGATAAACCAGTATTGGTAGACTTTTGGGCAGTATGGTGCGGACCGTGCAGAACTTTGGGACCAATCATCGAAGAAGTGGCAGCAGATTTTGAAGGAAAGGCTGTCGTAGGAAAAGTAGATGTAGACAACAATCAGGAAATTTCTATGCAGTACGGAATCAGAAATATCCCTACAGTTCTTATTTTTAAGAATGGTGAAGTAGTTGATAAATTGGTTGGTGTAACTCCAAAAGAGATCATCGCTGAGAAATTGAGCGCGCACTTATAA
- a CDS encoding Ig-like domain-containing protein: MIKKAILLFSIIISIMAYSQLTYLPSYSWGGNIGGTGYDIADHITTDIYGDVVVSGKFSGNSDFDISSSANSYVSTGSSDAFVAKYSGNGSLKWMKAFASNATSDGTPYVNSMATDSSGNIYLTGHFNGSVDFDPSPTGIKMLTSNGDADIFIAKLDRNGVLVWAGSIGGIEYDRGFGITVDSLDKVYVTGSFRKTADFDITPGVFSMTSEYIDTSFILKIDKDAQFIWAKMTQGMGSDVGTSIAVDSNFNVFVTGNNNGVTDFDPSPTGVFNLSSSTGQAYLLKLDSNGNFVNAGVTIASNQSNLARSQRVKIDSNNNVLITGSFGGTVDFNFANAQNSLISFGLYGMTDAYVLKVDNNLNYLWARSLGVQFADGADGLAIDQNNNVLVTGYFEGIIVNDYSGRYGEEVFTWALDPSGNQIDLEDYIGPGSGDRGYDISVDKSGNIYTVGQFYTHLKDMTIFNYPSAGNSDGFLIKLGNAVFQQPVSIPPTAVSDAFTQSGSGAYTFNILANDQTLVGTTLIKIVSYPLYGTLTVNNNGTITYTPTGSDWMNDSFSYTVENGNGLVSNVATANLINGNLNVNEVNLDQKIKLFPNPAETSISLTSASKILTAEVYDLSGKKMFSIKGFKNIDVSTLTPGVYILTAETIDGQFFKKTFIKK, from the coding sequence ATGATAAAAAAAGCTATACTCCTTTTTAGCATCATTATATCAATAATGGCTTACTCTCAATTAACCTATCTTCCGTCTTACAGTTGGGGTGGAAATATTGGAGGGACTGGATACGACATTGCCGATCATATTACAACAGATATTTATGGTGATGTTGTAGTATCAGGAAAATTTTCAGGCAATTCAGACTTTGATATTTCATCCTCTGCCAATAGTTATGTAAGCACTGGATCATCAGATGCCTTTGTGGCAAAATATTCCGGAAATGGTTCACTTAAATGGATGAAAGCTTTTGCATCCAATGCTACGTCAGATGGTACTCCTTATGTTAATTCAATGGCAACTGATTCATCTGGTAATATTTACTTAACTGGGCATTTTAACGGGAGTGTCGATTTTGACCCCAGCCCAACAGGAATAAAAATGCTTACTTCAAATGGAGATGCTGATATTTTTATAGCAAAATTGGACAGAAACGGAGTACTTGTTTGGGCGGGCAGTATAGGAGGTATAGAGTATGACAGAGGGTTTGGAATTACTGTAGACAGTCTGGATAAAGTGTATGTAACTGGTAGCTTTAGAAAAACAGCTGATTTTGATATTACTCCCGGTGTATTTAGTATGACAAGCGAATATATTGACACTTCCTTCATTTTGAAAATTGACAAAGATGCACAATTCATCTGGGCGAAGATGACGCAGGGAATGGGAAGTGATGTAGGAACTTCCATTGCTGTTGACTCTAATTTCAATGTCTTTGTTACAGGAAATAATAATGGGGTAACTGATTTTGACCCAAGCCCTACCGGTGTTTTTAATCTTAGTTCATCTACCGGACAAGCGTACCTTCTAAAGCTTGACAGTAACGGAAATTTTGTTAATGCAGGGGTAACTATAGCCTCCAATCAAAGTAATTTAGCAAGGTCACAAAGAGTGAAAATTGATAGTAATAACAATGTTTTAATAACTGGCAGTTTTGGTGGTACTGTGGATTTTAACTTTGCCAACGCACAAAATTCCCTTATATCTTTTGGATTATATGGAATGACTGATGCTTACGTATTAAAGGTTGATAATAACTTAAATTATTTATGGGCGAGGAGCCTTGGAGTACAATTTGCTGATGGAGCGGATGGACTTGCAATTGATCAAAACAATAATGTGCTGGTAACAGGATATTTTGAAGGTATCATTGTAAATGATTATAGTGGCAGATATGGAGAAGAAGTTTTCACATGGGCTCTTGATCCATCAGGCAATCAGATTGACCTCGAAGATTATATAGGACCAGGTAGTGGTGACCGTGGATATGATATTTCAGTAGACAAATCTGGAAATATTTATACAGTAGGGCAATTCTACACACACCTTAAAGACATGACGATTTTTAATTATCCATCTGCAGGTAACAGTGACGGTTTCCTGATAAAGCTAGGAAATGCAGTCTTTCAACAACCTGTTAGTATACCACCCACAGCTGTATCAGATGCCTTTACTCAAAGCGGTAGCGGTGCATACACTTTTAATATTCTTGCAAATGACCAAACTTTAGTTGGAACAACTTTGATTAAAATTGTATCGTATCCTCTCTACGGAACTTTGACTGTTAACAATAATGGAACAATAACTTATACACCTACAGGATCAGATTGGATGAACGATAGCTTCAGCTATACCGTTGAGAATGGCAATGGTTTAGTTTCAAACGTTGCTACAGCAAATCTCATTAATGGAAATTTAAATGTGAACGAAGTAAATCTTGATCAAAAAATAAAGCTTTTTCCCAACCCCGCCGAAACGAGCATTTCACTGACGTCCGCTTCAAAAATTCTTACAGCAGAAGTTTATGACTTATCGGGAAAGAAGATGTTTAGTATAAAAGGCTTTAAAAATATTGATGTTTCAACCCTAACCCCAGGAGTCTATATTTTAACAGCTGAGACCATAGATGGACAATTTTTCAAAAAGACTTTTATTAAAAAATAA
- a CDS encoding 4-fold beta flower protein: protein METLYNKNGEPIAYVSDDNEHIYQFNGQPVAYLKDENIYNYYGRYLGWKYDGWYFDRNCHRAFFTENAVGGPIKPMKKIKPIKAIKNIRPIKSIKEIRPIKPIRSLSWSSFQLYEYFFQ, encoded by the coding sequence ATGGAAACGTTATATAATAAAAATGGTGAACCTATAGCTTATGTAAGTGATGATAATGAACATATTTATCAGTTTAATGGTCAACCGGTAGCATATCTGAAAGACGAAAATATTTATAATTATTATGGTAGATATTTAGGATGGAAGTATGATGGATGGTATTTCGATAGGAATTGTCACCGAGCATTTTTTACAGAGAATGCTGTTGGAGGTCCTATAAAGCCAATGAAAAAAATAAAACCAATTAAAGCAATAAAAAATATTAGACCAATAAAATCTATTAAGGAAATTAGACCGATCAAACCGATTCGTTCTTTATCTTGGTCATCTTTCCAGCTGTATGAATATTTTTTTCAATAA
- a CDS encoding phage integrase SAM-like domain-containing protein: MNDFEFFLRTERSCNNNSAVKYIKNFGKIIQICLANGWMERDPFYELSFEV; the protein is encoded by the coding sequence CTGAACGATTTTGAATTCTTTTTAAGAACCGAAAGATCCTGTAACAATAATTCCGCAGTAAAGTATATTAAGAACTTTGGAAAAATCATTCAAATCTGTCTTGCAAATGGATGGATGGAAAGAGACCCCTTTTATGAACTATCATTCGAAGTTTAA
- a CDS encoding Pvc16 family protein produces MKITEFLSKLVTAVNAEIAGAPIVELANIATLNDGDEFLSSKSTIILSIVNIEEDKILKNQTLYKNYIPSSDTIAKYKNPTQNLILSLLFTSYNIKQSDYVTGIEKLEVVIRYLQNNRVFYWQPPENFNGLIILTTNFKNNIDDAFLRRFNCLIIYSKPDADDRFLLWQKMIPSNITLEDSDIYVKLLQIMI; encoded by the coding sequence ATGAAAATCACAGAGTTCCTTTCAAAACTTGTTACTGCAGTAAATGCAGAAATAGCAGGAGCGCCAATTGTTGAATTAGCCAATATAGCTACTTTGAACGATGGAGATGAATTTCTGTCTTCCAAATCTACCATAATTTTATCCATTGTAAATATAGAAGAAGATAAAATACTTAAAAATCAGACCTTATATAAAAATTATATTCCATCAAGCGATACCATAGCAAAATACAAAAATCCTACTCAGAATTTAATTTTATCACTTCTGTTCACATCTTATAATATAAAACAATCCGATTACGTTACAGGAATCGAAAAACTAGAAGTGGTAATTAGATACCTTCAAAACAACCGCGTTTTTTATTGGCAACCTCCCGAAAATTTTAATGGATTAATTATTCTTACTACGAATTTTAAAAACAATATTGATGATGCATTTCTCAGACGATTCAATTGTTTAATCATTTATAGTAAACCTGATGCTGACGACAGATTTCTGTTATGGCAAAAGATGATTCCGTCAAATATAACTTTAGAAGATTCTGATATTTACGTAAAATTGCTACAAATTATGATTTAA